TCATGGACCACGTCCGGGAACGCACCGCGGTCGGCCGCCGCCGCCGCGGTTTCCGCCTGACCAACCGGGTCTTCTGGGACCTCGCGGTGTCCATGGTCGGGCTCGGCCTGGCCGTCGGGCTGGTGTTCCCGCCGTTCGCCGTCTGGCTGGGCGTGCCGTCCGCGGTCGCGACCCGCCCGCTGTTCCAGGTCGCCTGCCTGGTCGCCGGCTTCCTCGTGGGCGCGCTCAGCTTCGTCGTGTGCCGCGTCGTGGTCGGCGGCCGGCTGACGCTGCTCAGCGCCCGGCTGCGCTCGGTCGCCGACGGCATCGCCCAGGCCAGCCGCACCGGGGACTGGTCGGGGTCGACCCCCCAGCGCATCGCCGTGGACTCCGAGGACCCACTGGGGCAGACCGCCCGGGCCTTCAACAGCCTGCTCGACGCCCTGGAGGACGGCGAGCACTTCCGGGCACTCGTGCGCAACGCCTCCGACGTCATCACGGTGGTCGACGCGTCCGGGACGATCACCTACCAGACACCGTCGGTGGGCTGGGTGCTCGGCCACCCGCCCGGCGCGCTGGTCGGGACCGACGTGTACGACCTGGTGCACGTCGAGGACCGGCCGGCCTTCCGGACCCGCCTGGCCGAGGTCGTCGCCGGCAGCGCGCACACCGCCTGCCCGGGCGCGCGCATGCGCCACCGCAACGGCACCTGGCGGTGGACGGAGACGGTGGTGGCCGACCTGCGCGCCGACCCCGCGGTCAGCGGCCTGGTGCTCACCACCCGCGACGTGAGCGACCGCCGCGAGCTGGAGGAGCAGCTGCGCACCCAGGCCTTCCACGACCCGCTGACCGGGCTGCCCAACCGGGCGGTGTTCATGGACCGGCTGCGCGCGGCCGAGGCCGGGGAGCGCGACGGCGTCCCGGCCGCGGTGCTGTTCCTGGACCTGGACAACCTCAAGACGGTCAACGACGACCTCGGGCACGAGGCGGGTGACACCCTGCTGCGGGTCGTGGCCTCCCGGGTCGCCCGCCTGCTGCGGCCCGAGGACACCCTCGCCCGCCTGGCCGGTGACGAGTTCGCCGTCCTGCTCGTCGGGGAGGCGAGCAGCACCCGGGCGGCCGGCGTGGCGGCGCGCGTGCTGGCCGCGCTGGACGAGCCGGTGGTCGTCGGCGACCGCGCCGTCCGCACCAGCGCCAGCCTCGGGCTGGCCACCTCCGACACCTGCGCGGTCAGCGGGATCGGGCTGCTGCGCGCCGCCGACACGGCCATGTACGTGGCCAAGACCCACGGCAAGGGGCGCAGCGAGGTCTTCCACCCGCGCCACCACGCCGCCCAGCTGGACCAGGAGCAGCTGCAGGCCGACCTGTACCACGCGCTGGAGCGCCAGGAGCTCGTCCTGCACTACCAGCCGATCGTCGACCTGACCGCCGACCGGGTCAGCGGCTACGAGGCACTGCTGCGCTGGCAGCACCCCGCGCGCGGGCTCGTGCCGCCGGCCCGGTTCATCGCGCTGGCCGAGGAGAGCGGGCTGATCGTGCCGATCGGCCGCTGGGTGCTGCGCGAGGCCGCCCGGCAGGCCGCGACCTGGCAGGCGGGCGACGGCGCGGGACCGCGGGTGAGCGTCAACGTCTCGGTGCGCCAGTTCCAGCACCCCGGCCTGGTCGCCGACGTCGCCGACGCGCTGGCCACCTCGGACCTGCCGCCGGACCGGCTCACCCTGGAGATCACCGAGTCACTGCTCGTGCAGGACGCCGACCGCGCGACGGCCCGGCTCCAGGCGGTCAAGGACCTCGGCGTCCGGCTGGCCCTGGACGACTTCGGCACCGGCTACTCCTCGCTGAGCTACCTGCGCCGCTTCCCGATCGACGTCCTCAAGATCGACAAGTCCTTCGTCGACGGCGTCGCCCGCAGCACCGCGGACCGGGCCGTCGTCGCCGCGATCGTGGCGCTGGGCCGCACCCTGGACATGGACCTGGTGGCCGAGGGCATCGAGTCCGGCGCCGAGCTGGCGGCCCTGGAGGCCCTCGGCGTCCGCTACGGGCAGGGCTACCACCTCGGCCGGCCCGCACCGGCCGCGACGGGGCAGCCGGCCGACCGGCGGCACCCGTCGTCCCCGGGTGCGGCGCTGCGCGTGGCGCCCGTGCCGCGGTCGGGGGACCCGGCCGACGGCGACGTCCGGCTCCGGCCGGCGGCCGGGGTCTGACCGGCGCGGCTACCCGCGGCCGGCGGCGCCCGCCGGCACGGCCTCCTGGACCACCGGCGACGGGCGGTCGGCCGACCCGTTCTCCTGCACCTCCGCGCCGCAGCGCGACACGCCCAGCAACACGGACAGCACCACGGCGAACCCGCCGAGGACCACCCCGGCCACCATCAGCCGGCCGCGCCGTCCCCGCGCGGTCGGCTCCTCCCCGCGGGGCTCCCCGTCGGGTCCTGGTCCGCTCGTCGCCATGGGGCCTCCTGTCCGTGCGCCGGCCGGGCGCCGCTCGCGCGTCGTCCCCGTGCCCCGGGGCCGCGGTGGTCATGCACGCGACCGCCGCGCCCGTAGCCTCCCGGTGGTGAGCGCGGGTGCCGTGCCGGCCGAGCGGCCCGGCGTCGTCGCGGCCCTGCGGGCGGCCGGCTGCGTGTTCGCCGAGGAGGAGGCCGCCGTGCTGCTGGCCGAGGCGACCGACCCGGCCTCCCTCGCCGACCTGGTCGCCCGGCGGGTCGCCGGCGAGCCGCTGGAGGTCGTCGTCGGCTGGGCGGCCTTCTGCGGCCTGCGGGTGCAGGTGGGGGCCGGTGTCTTCGTCCCCCGCCGGCGGACCGCCCTGCTCGTCGAGCAGGCGGTCGCCGCGCTGCGCGGCACCGGCCGCACACCGGTGGTCGTCGACCTGTGCTGCGGCTCCGGCGCGGTGGGGCTGGCCGTGGCCGTCCGCGCGGGCCCGGTGGAGCTGCACGCGGCCGACGTCGACCCGGTCGCCGTCGGCTGGGCCCGGCGCAACCTGGCCGCGGTCGGCGGCCGGGTGCACCGGGGCGACCTGTACGCCGCGCTGCCCGCCGGGCTGCGCGGCCGGGTCGACCTGCTGGCCGTCAACGCCCCCTACGTACCCACCGCCGCCGTGGCGCTGCTGCCACCCGAGGCGCGCGACCACGAGCCGCGCACCGCCCTCGACGGCGGGCCGGACGGCACCGCCCTGCACCGCCGGGTCGCCGCCGGGGCGCGGCGGTGGCTGGCCCCCGGCGGCACCCTGCTGGTCGAGACCGGCGCCGCCCAGGCCCGGGTGACCGCGGCCGCCGTCCGGGACGGCGGGTTGCGCGCGGTGGTGGTGCACGACGAGGCGCGCGACGCGACGGTCGTCGCCGGGACCGCCCCCGAGGACACCGTGCCAGGCCTGGCACGCTGCGCCGCGACACACGGCGGGGTGTCCCGGGACGGACCGGTCGCGCCGTGACCGGCACCGGGGCGGGCCCTTGTGCCCTGCCGTACCGGAACGCGGGTTGCCACCATCCGGGCATGCAGGAGGGACGCCGGCTCGCCGCCGGGCCGGAAGAGGGCCGGCGGGGCACCCGCGCGACCGGCGACGACGCACGCGGCTGCCCCGCGGCCGCCGTGCGGCCGGCCCCGCTGCTCCCCCGCCGGCCGTCCCCGTGGCTGCTCGTCGACGTCGACGGCTCGTCGGGGTCCCACGAGGCG
This window of the Geodermatophilus sp. DSM 44513 genome carries:
- a CDS encoding EAL domain-containing protein, with product MDHVRERTAVGRRRRGFRLTNRVFWDLAVSMVGLGLAVGLVFPPFAVWLGVPSAVATRPLFQVACLVAGFLVGALSFVVCRVVVGGRLTLLSARLRSVADGIAQASRTGDWSGSTPQRIAVDSEDPLGQTARAFNSLLDALEDGEHFRALVRNASDVITVVDASGTITYQTPSVGWVLGHPPGALVGTDVYDLVHVEDRPAFRTRLAEVVAGSAHTACPGARMRHRNGTWRWTETVVADLRADPAVSGLVLTTRDVSDRRELEEQLRTQAFHDPLTGLPNRAVFMDRLRAAEAGERDGVPAAVLFLDLDNLKTVNDDLGHEAGDTLLRVVASRVARLLRPEDTLARLAGDEFAVLLVGEASSTRAAGVAARVLAALDEPVVVGDRAVRTSASLGLATSDTCAVSGIGLLRAADTAMYVAKTHGKGRSEVFHPRHHAAQLDQEQLQADLYHALERQELVLHYQPIVDLTADRVSGYEALLRWQHPARGLVPPARFIALAEESGLIVPIGRWVLREAARQAATWQAGDGAGPRVSVNVSVRQFQHPGLVADVADALATSDLPPDRLTLEITESLLVQDADRATARLQAVKDLGVRLALDDFGTGYSSLSYLRRFPIDVLKIDKSFVDGVARSTADRAVVAAIVALGRTLDMDLVAEGIESGAELAALEALGVRYGQGYHLGRPAPAATGQPADRRHPSSPGAALRVAPVPRSGDPADGDVRLRPAAGV
- a CDS encoding putative protein N(5)-glutamine methyltransferase, with protein sequence MSAGAVPAERPGVVAALRAAGCVFAEEEAAVLLAEATDPASLADLVARRVAGEPLEVVVGWAAFCGLRVQVGAGVFVPRRRTALLVEQAVAALRGTGRTPVVVDLCCGSGAVGLAVAVRAGPVELHAADVDPVAVGWARRNLAAVGGRVHRGDLYAALPAGLRGRVDLLAVNAPYVPTAAVALLPPEARDHEPRTALDGGPDGTALHRRVAAGARRWLAPGGTLLVETGAAQARVTAAAVRDGGLRAVVVHDEARDATVVAGTAPEDTVPGLARCAATHGGVSRDGPVAP